The DNA region TCAGTAATAAATACTGGAATGTGAGTCTTGCCATTATGTACAGCGATTGTGTGACCGATCATTAAAGGTAGAATCGTAGAGGATCTTGACCAAGTTTTGATTACAGACTTGTCATTATCGGTATTTTGTTTTTCTACCTTCTTGAGCAGGCTATCTGCTATAAAAGGTCCTTTTTTTAGTGAACGTCCCATGATTATGTAATAGAAATTGAAATAATAAATGAAGTAATCAAGAGTCTCTTCCTCCTCTACTCCTCTTAGAAACGCGACGGCGTCTTCGAACAACTAATTTATTACTTGGTTTGTTCTTTTTACGTGTCTTTAATCCAAGAGCTGGCTTACCCCATGGAGTAACTGGGCCTGCTCTACCAATTGGTGCTTTTCCCTCTCCTCCTCCATGTGGATGATCACATGGGTTCATTACACTACCTCTTACTTGGGGCCTTCTTCCAAGCCATCTTCTTCTTCCTGCTTTACCTAAGCTAGTATTTCTTATTTCAGAATTACCTACTTCACCAAGAGTTGCGTAGCATTCTTTTCTTACAAGTCTTACCTCAGTAGATGGGAGTTTTAAAGCAACATAATCTCCCTCTTTTGCCATAACTTGAGCACTAGCTCCTGCGGATCTAACCATTTGAGCACCCCTACCTGCGTATAACTCAACACAATGAACACTAGATCCTAATGGCATAACAGAAAGCGGCATTGCATTTCCATCTTCAATTGGAACACTTTCTCCAGAAATGACATTTTGTCCGACTTTTACTCCTGCTGGAGCGATAATATATCTTTTCTCTCCATCTTCGTAAAATAAAAGTGCCAACCTTGCATTTCTATGAGGATCGTAGTGTATAGCTGCAACTTTAGCGTTGATATTTCTTTTATCTCTTCTAAAGTCGACCAATCTATATTGCCTTTTGTGACCACCTCCACGATGACGACAAGTGATAACTCCACGATTATTCCTGCCTTTAACTCTATGTTTTGAAACTATTAGTGATCTTTCAGGTTTTGCACTTGTGATTTCACTAAAGTCAGTAACTACTCTCTGCCTAGTGCCAGGTGTATAAGGTTTAAATTTACGTATTGCCATGATTAAAACTCCTTAAGATTCTGGAAATAGTTGGATTTTGTCTCCTTCAGCAAGACGTACAATTGCCTTCTTGACCTGAGAACGTTTACCGGAAAATTTCCCGACTCTTCTTGTTCTCCTAGGAGGATTCATAGTGTTAACTCCTATGACTTTAACACTAAACAAGGCTTCAATAGCTGCCTTTATTTGTGGTTTAGCCGCTCTATGATCTACTTCGAAAGTATATTGGTTAAGATCTAGTGCATTTGTAGCTTTTTCAGTAATAACTGGCTTTCGTATTACATCGGCTAAACGAGAATCGAATAATTTACTCATGATGCATAAACCTCCTGAATTTTATCTATCGCTGATTGACCTATTACCACTTTATTGGCATTGAGAATATCAAATACATTTAATTGATCAGCGGCGATTAATTTTACTTTCTCAATATTTTTAATGGATTTTTTTATAATATCGGAAGGGCTATCAAGAATTACCAAAACTTTTTCAGTTTTTTGTATACCTAATCGAGCAAGGCCATTGATGATATCACTTGTTTTGGGCTGCTTTAAATTAGATCCAAAATCTTCAACAGCCTTCATATCAGATACTCTGGACATAAGAGCTGTTCGAAGAGCTAATCTACGTTCCTTACGATTCATATCAAGATTGTAAGAGCGTGGCTTCGGTCCAAAAATAATTCCCCCACCAGGTCTTAAGGGTGTCCTTATTGATCCTTGACGAGCTCTTCCTGTACCTTTTTGTTTGTATGGCTTTCTACCGCCCCCGCGCACTTCAGATCTTGTCAAAGTTGATGCTGTCCCTTGTCTTTTATTTGCTAGCTGTCTAAGGACTGCTCTATGGATTAAGTCTGCCGAAGAAGTTTCTTTAGCAACTGCTAAATCAAGAGTAACTTTGCCTGATTTTTTACCATCCCACTTTAAAGTTTCAAGTGTTGTCATGATTTTTCACCTCCTTTTTTGCCTACAACATTATTTGGCTTAATGTTGACAATTGAGCCGGGCTTACCTGGAACA from Prochlorococcus marinus XMU1410 includes:
- a CDS encoding 50S ribosomal protein L23, whose product is MSKLFDSRLADVIRKPVITEKATNALDLNQYTFEVDHRAAKPQIKAAIEALFSVKVIGVNTMNPPRRTRRVGKFSGKRSQVKKAIVRLAEGDKIQLFPES
- the rplB gene encoding 50S ribosomal protein L2, coding for MAIRKFKPYTPGTRQRVVTDFSEITSAKPERSLIVSKHRVKGRNNRGVITCRHRGGGHKRQYRLVDFRRDKRNINAKVAAIHYDPHRNARLALLFYEDGEKRYIIAPAGVKVGQNVISGESVPIEDGNAMPLSVMPLGSSVHCVELYAGRGAQMVRSAGASAQVMAKEGDYVALKLPSTEVRLVRKECYATLGEVGNSEIRNTSLGKAGRRRWLGRRPQVRGSVMNPCDHPHGGGEGKAPIGRAGPVTPWGKPALGLKTRKKNKPSNKLVVRRRRRVSKRSRGGRDS
- the rplD gene encoding 50S ribosomal protein L4, producing the protein MTTLETLKWDGKKSGKVTLDLAVAKETSSADLIHRAVLRQLANKRQGTASTLTRSEVRGGGRKPYKQKGTGRARQGSIRTPLRPGGGIIFGPKPRSYNLDMNRKERRLALRTALMSRVSDMKAVEDFGSNLKQPKTSDIINGLARLGIQKTEKVLVILDSPSDIIKKSIKNIEKVKLIAADQLNVFDILNANKVVIGQSAIDKIQEVYAS
- the rpsS gene encoding 30S ribosomal protein S19: MGRSLKKGPFIADSLLKKVEKQNTDNDKSVIKTWSRSSTILPLMIGHTIAVHNGKTHIPVFITEQMIGHKLGEFAPTRTYRGHIRDKKGAKS